In Salana multivorans, a single genomic region encodes these proteins:
- a CDS encoding LacI family DNA-binding transcriptional regulator has protein sequence MASPSGRATMKDVARLAGVGVKTVSRVVNGEPYVSEETRDAVERAIRQLRFQRNASAASLRHGQSRTIGLIVEDIAEPFQGALVQAVEHALAERSVLLFTTTSAHDPERERSMVRELISRRVDGLLVLPVPQDHSFLTPEFESGLPVVFVDRRPGGIVADLVASDNRGGTRAGTEYLVSRGHRRIAYLGDREAIFAGQERLLGYRDALDAAGIVFDPRLVATADPGREVSEAVLRELMDLAAPPTALVTGNSLHTIATLRSPTFQALDLAHVAFDEIELQDLFRRPLDVVAQDPERIGLLATEILLDRIQGDDGPPREVRVPTQLRVRS, from the coding sequence GTGGCGTCACCGAGCGGTCGCGCAACGATGAAGGACGTCGCCCGTCTCGCCGGCGTCGGGGTCAAGACCGTCTCGCGGGTGGTCAACGGCGAGCCGTACGTCTCGGAGGAGACTCGCGACGCCGTGGAGCGCGCCATCCGCCAGCTCCGGTTCCAGCGCAACGCCTCGGCCGCGAGCCTGCGCCACGGTCAGAGCCGCACGATCGGGCTCATCGTCGAGGACATCGCCGAGCCGTTCCAGGGCGCGCTCGTCCAGGCGGTCGAGCACGCGCTCGCGGAGCGGTCGGTGCTCCTGTTCACCACGACCTCGGCGCACGACCCCGAGCGCGAGCGGTCGATGGTGCGGGAGCTCATCTCCCGACGGGTCGACGGCCTGCTGGTGCTGCCGGTCCCGCAGGACCACTCCTTCCTCACGCCCGAGTTCGAGTCGGGGCTGCCGGTCGTCTTCGTCGACCGTCGCCCCGGCGGGATCGTCGCCGACCTGGTGGCGTCCGACAACCGCGGGGGCACGCGCGCGGGGACGGAGTACCTGGTCTCCCGCGGTCACCGCCGGATCGCCTACCTCGGCGACCGCGAGGCGATCTTCGCCGGGCAGGAGCGCCTGCTCGGCTACCGCGACGCGCTGGACGCCGCCGGGATCGTGTTCGATCCACGGCTCGTCGCGACGGCGGACCCGGGCCGGGAGGTGTCGGAGGCCGTGCTGCGCGAGCTCATGGACCTCGCCGCGCCGCCGACGGCGCTCGTCACCGGCAACAGCCTCCACACGATCGCGACGCTGCGCAGCCCGACCTTCCAGGCGCTCGACCTCGCGCACGTGGCGTTCGACGAGATCGAGCTGCAGGACCTGTTCCGCCGACCGCTCGACGTCGTGGCGCAGGACCCCGAGCGGATCGGGCTGCTCGCCACCGAGATCCTGCTCGACCGGATCCAGGGCGACGACGGGCCGCCGCGCGAGGTCCGGGTGCCGACGCAGCTGCGCGTGCGGTCCTAG
- the gcvT gene encoding glycine cleavage system aminomethyltransferase GcvT — protein MTVPDLARTPLHDRHVAAGATMVPFAGWSMPVKYTSDVAEHHAVRTAAGLFDISHMGQIVVSGPDAAAFLDHALAGRLGTLAPLQSRYTMMLTPGAGIVDDLIVTNTNLPGEGTLAPDDTAPTPTRFLVVANAANRTAVVRALTEQLVRCEDPADRYDVEVTETGRALLAVQGPAAAAILADLVDDGTLRLDPAAGVGLGDLRYYRTVPGWFAGGDVVISRTGYTGEDGFELAVDPASAGELWDALLRAGEPRGLVRAGLAARDTLRLEAGMPLYGHELTTSTYPFQTGLGRVVATSKPDFVGRDAYLLAEAEDDAHPAPVLIGLALEGRRAARAGYPVLDDAGAPVGTVTSGVLSPTLGHPIAMAYVPPSMSEVGTRLAVDVRGSSLPAVVVDLPFYRRAKES, from the coding sequence ATGACCGTCCCCGACCTCGCTCGCACGCCGCTGCACGACCGCCACGTCGCCGCCGGGGCCACGATGGTCCCGTTCGCCGGCTGGTCGATGCCGGTGAAGTACACCTCCGACGTCGCCGAGCACCACGCGGTGCGCACCGCCGCCGGACTGTTCGACATCTCCCACATGGGGCAGATCGTCGTGAGCGGGCCCGACGCAGCCGCCTTCCTCGACCACGCCCTCGCGGGCCGGCTCGGCACGCTGGCACCGCTGCAGTCGCGCTACACGATGATGCTGACGCCGGGCGCCGGCATCGTCGACGACCTCATCGTCACGAACACGAACCTGCCCGGCGAGGGGACGCTCGCACCCGACGACACCGCGCCGACCCCGACCCGCTTCCTCGTCGTCGCGAACGCGGCCAACCGGACGGCCGTCGTGCGCGCGCTCACCGAGCAGCTCGTCCGGTGCGAGGACCCGGCCGACCGCTACGACGTCGAGGTGACCGAGACGGGGCGCGCGCTGCTCGCCGTCCAGGGACCGGCCGCGGCCGCGATCCTGGCGGACCTCGTCGACGACGGCACCCTCAGGCTCGACCCGGCCGCCGGGGTCGGCCTCGGTGACCTGCGCTACTACCGGACCGTTCCCGGGTGGTTCGCGGGGGGTGACGTCGTCATCTCGCGGACCGGGTACACGGGCGAGGACGGGTTCGAGCTCGCGGTCGACCCCGCCTCCGCCGGCGAGCTGTGGGACGCACTGCTCCGGGCCGGCGAGCCGCGCGGCCTGGTCCGGGCGGGCCTCGCGGCGCGCGACACGCTGCGCCTCGAGGCGGGGATGCCGCTCTACGGCCATGAGTTGACGACGTCCACCTACCCGTTCCAGACCGGTCTCGGCCGGGTCGTCGCGACCTCGAAGCCGGACTTCGTCGGCCGGGACGCCTACCTCCTCGCCGAGGCGGAGGACGACGCGCACCCCGCGCCGGTGCTCATCGGTCTGGCGCTCGAGGGCCGCCGGGCGGCCCGGGCCGGCTACCCCGTGCTGGACGACGCCGGCGCGCCGGTCGGCACGGTCACGTCCGGCGTCCTGTCCCCCACGCTCGGCCACCCGATCGCGATGGCCTACGTGCCGCCGTCGATGTCGGAGGTCGGGACGAGACTGGCGGTCGACGTCCGCGGGAGCTCACTGCCCGCCGTCGTCGTCGACCTGCCGTTCTACCGCCGCGCCAAGGAGTCCTGA
- the gcvP gene encoding aminomethyl-transferring glycine dehydrogenase yields the protein MSHQRPAHEHAFVERHVGTSAGQQRAMLDVVGHDTLADLVRAAVPASVLSPGEEDEGLREPGLAEPASEAEVLAELRALAARNRLTTPLVGLGYYGTHTPSVIQRTVLENPSWYTAYTPYQPEISQGRLEALLVFQTMVEDLTGLDIANSSMLDESTAAVEAMLLARRAARSKSRTFLVDDDVLPQTRRLLDHRAEAVGIELVYADLAGLAAADGAPVTLPPTADGEGFFGVLVQYPGASGRVWDPSPVLAAARSTGGIAVVAADLLATTILRPPGELGADVAVGTTQRFGVPMGFGGPHAGYLAVRAGLERQLPGRLVGVSRDADGAPAYRLALQTREQHIRREKATSNICTAQVLLAVMAAMYAVYHGPEGLRAIALRVHARAATFAGLARERGMAIAHDALFDTVRVTGIDAPGAWAALRAHGFTAWVAGDDALQVAFDETTGPDVPFHLAAVLAAHAAGEEAEGFGWTDHGRAADGHPADLPASLARESDYLTHPTFHAHRSETAMMRYLKRLADADYALDRGMIPLGSCTMKLNAATEMAAVTWPEISRLHPFAPREDAAGTLSIVADLERWLAALTGYDAVSLQPNAGSQGELAGLLAIREYHRSRGEHGRIVCLIPSSAHGTNAASAVLAGMRVVVVACDEAGNVDVGDLRAKVAEHADALAALMITYPSTHGVYEASVREIADAVHDAGGQVYIDGANLNALVEWGRFGEIGGDVSHLNLHKTFCIPHGGGGPGVGPVAAKAHLAPFLPGFGPRDRDPLANPVAAAPYGSASILPITWAYLRLMGADGLRDATAAAVLAANYVAARLREAYPVLYTGSGGLVAHECILDLRQLKAATGVSVDDVAKRLVDYGFHAPTMSFPVPGTLMVEPTESEDLAELDRFVEAMLAIHDEAARVGAGEWPREDNPLVGAPHTAASVVATEWAHPYSRETAAYPVASLRGTSRKYWPPVRRIDQAFGDRNLVCSCPPPEAFA from the coding sequence ATGTCGCACCAGCGTCCCGCCCACGAGCACGCCTTCGTCGAGCGGCACGTCGGGACCTCCGCCGGGCAGCAGCGCGCGATGCTCGACGTCGTCGGCCACGACACGCTCGCCGACCTCGTGCGCGCGGCGGTTCCGGCATCGGTGCTCTCGCCCGGCGAGGAGGACGAGGGGCTCCGGGAGCCCGGCCTCGCCGAGCCCGCGAGCGAGGCCGAGGTGCTGGCCGAGCTGCGCGCGCTCGCGGCCCGCAACCGGCTCACCACCCCGCTCGTCGGGCTCGGCTACTACGGCACCCACACGCCGAGCGTCATCCAGCGCACGGTGCTCGAGAACCCCTCGTGGTACACGGCCTACACGCCGTACCAGCCGGAGATCAGCCAGGGCCGGCTCGAGGCGCTGCTCGTCTTCCAGACCATGGTCGAGGACCTCACGGGGCTCGACATCGCGAACTCCTCGATGCTCGACGAGTCGACCGCGGCGGTCGAGGCGATGCTGCTCGCGCGCCGCGCCGCGCGGTCGAAGTCCCGGACGTTCCTGGTCGACGACGACGTGCTCCCGCAGACCCGACGGCTGCTCGACCACCGCGCCGAGGCGGTGGGGATCGAGCTCGTCTACGCCGACCTGGCCGGCCTCGCCGCCGCGGACGGCGCGCCGGTGACGCTGCCGCCGACGGCCGACGGCGAGGGGTTCTTCGGTGTGCTCGTCCAGTACCCGGGCGCCTCTGGCCGCGTGTGGGACCCGTCGCCCGTCCTGGCGGCCGCTCGGTCCACGGGCGGGATCGCCGTGGTCGCCGCCGACCTCCTCGCGACGACGATCCTGCGCCCGCCCGGCGAGCTGGGCGCCGACGTCGCGGTCGGCACGACGCAGCGGTTCGGCGTGCCGATGGGCTTCGGCGGCCCGCACGCCGGGTACCTCGCGGTGCGCGCGGGCCTCGAGCGTCAGCTCCCGGGGCGCCTCGTCGGGGTGTCGAGGGACGCGGACGGCGCGCCCGCCTACCGGCTCGCCCTGCAGACCCGGGAGCAGCACATCCGGCGGGAGAAGGCGACGTCGAACATCTGCACCGCGCAGGTGCTGCTCGCGGTCATGGCCGCGATGTACGCGGTCTACCACGGGCCCGAGGGACTGCGCGCGATCGCGCTGCGGGTGCACGCCAGGGCGGCGACGTTCGCGGGACTGGCGCGCGAGCGGGGGATGGCGATCGCGCACGACGCGCTCTTCGACACGGTGCGCGTGACGGGGATCGACGCGCCCGGAGCGTGGGCGGCGCTGCGCGCCCACGGGTTCACGGCCTGGGTGGCCGGCGACGACGCGCTGCAGGTCGCGTTCGACGAGACGACCGGTCCGGACGTGCCGTTCCACCTCGCCGCCGTGCTCGCGGCGCACGCCGCCGGCGAGGAGGCGGAGGGGTTCGGCTGGACGGACCACGGCCGGGCGGCCGACGGCCACCCGGCGGACCTGCCGGCGTCGCTGGCCCGCGAGAGCGACTACCTCACCCACCCGACGTTCCACGCCCACCGCTCCGAGACCGCGATGATGCGCTACCTCAAGCGGCTCGCGGACGCGGACTACGCGCTGGACCGCGGGATGATCCCGCTCGGCTCCTGCACGATGAAGCTCAACGCCGCGACCGAGATGGCGGCCGTGACCTGGCCTGAGATCAGCCGGCTGCACCCGTTCGCGCCGCGTGAGGACGCGGCGGGGACGCTCTCGATCGTCGCCGACCTCGAGCGGTGGCTCGCCGCGCTCACCGGGTACGACGCGGTGTCGCTCCAGCCGAACGCGGGCTCGCAGGGAGAGCTGGCCGGGCTGCTCGCCATCCGGGAGTACCACCGCTCCCGGGGCGAGCACGGCCGCATCGTGTGCCTCATCCCGTCCTCGGCGCACGGCACCAACGCCGCGTCGGCGGTGCTCGCGGGCATGCGGGTCGTCGTCGTGGCCTGCGACGAGGCGGGCAACGTCGACGTCGGCGACCTCCGGGCGAAGGTCGCCGAGCACGCCGACGCGCTCGCGGCGCTCATGATCACCTACCCGTCGACGCACGGCGTCTACGAGGCGTCGGTGCGGGAGATCGCCGACGCGGTGCACGACGCCGGCGGCCAGGTCTACATCGACGGCGCGAACCTCAACGCGCTGGTCGAGTGGGGCCGGTTCGGCGAGATCGGCGGCGACGTCTCGCACCTCAACCTGCACAAGACGTTCTGCATCCCGCACGGCGGCGGCGGTCCCGGCGTCGGCCCGGTCGCGGCGAAGGCGCACCTGGCCCCGTTCCTGCCGGGGTTCGGGCCGCGCGACCGCGACCCGCTGGCCAACCCGGTCGCGGCGGCCCCGTACGGGTCGGCGTCGATCCTGCCGATCACGTGGGCCTACCTGCGGCTCATGGGGGCGGACGGGCTGCGGGACGCGACGGCGGCGGCCGTCCTCGCGGCGAACTACGTCGCGGCGCGGCTGCGCGAGGCGTACCCGGTGCTCTACACGGGCAGCGGCGGGCTGGTCGCGCACGAGTGCATCCTCGACCTGCGGCAGCTCAAGGCCGCGACCGGGGTGAGCGTCGACGACGTCGCCAAGCGGCTCGTCGACTACGGCTTCCACGCCCCGACGATGTCGTTCCCCGTTCCGGGCACCCTCATGGTCGAGCCGACCGAGTCGGAGGACCTGGCCGAGCTGGACCGCTTCGTCGAGGCGATGCTCGCGATCCACGACGAGGCCGCGCGGGTCGGCGCGGGCGAGTGGCCGCGCGAGGACAACCCGCTCGTCGGCGCCCCGCACACCGCGGCCAGCGTCGTGGCGACCGAGTGGGCGCACCCCTACTCGCGCGAGACCGCCGCCTACCCGGTGGCGTCGCTGCGCGGGACGAGTCGCAAGTACTGGCCGCCGGTGCGCCGGATCGACCAGGCGTTCGGCGACCGGAACCTGGTCTGCAGCTGCCCGCCGCCGGAGGCGTTCGCCTGA
- a CDS encoding DUF7059 domain-containing protein: MTERVPDLDALRELRVDLRSDLAPVTVDAVRALLGPVASRALDREQTVPARRALERPSGAGIATFVRLFQLGETVTADDVDAAFPRVGSAGLARLGLVRVGDGARGGGVQAVVELSPYSAEDARGQLDWWIASDLSEVARGGAVLPAGHVLGIGGASRTLAQLTTRRPVDRVLDLGTGCGIQALHAARHARIVVATDVDERALALTRFNALLNLGPDDGQVSTRLGSMLEPVAGETFDLVVSNPPFVITPRVPDVVEYTYRDGGAAGDDLVRDLVRSLGTVLAPGGVAQLLANWEHRAGEPWPDRVGAWVSGLGLDAWVVEREVQDPAEYAELWLRDGGQTPERDRDGYEIAYRAWLDDLASRAVEGVGFGFVTLRRRAADGTDAAQPWLRLEEVTGTVAQPLGATVADVLDAVQRWADADAAELLAQRWVVAGDVTEERFHSPGEPSPSVILLRAGGGFGRTVRCDTGLAAFVGACDGDLAGSQIVAALAALLDVDAVALAAELVPQVRGLAIDGLLRPCAD; this comes from the coding sequence GTGACCGAGCGTGTCCCCGACCTCGATGCCCTGCGGGAGCTGCGCGTCGACCTGCGTTCCGACCTGGCGCCCGTGACGGTCGACGCCGTCCGCGCGCTGCTCGGACCGGTCGCGTCGCGCGCCCTCGACCGCGAGCAGACCGTCCCGGCGCGCCGCGCGCTGGAGCGTCCGTCCGGCGCCGGGATCGCCACGTTCGTCCGGCTGTTCCAGCTCGGCGAGACCGTGACCGCTGACGACGTCGACGCCGCCTTCCCGCGGGTCGGGTCGGCCGGGCTGGCGCGGCTCGGGCTGGTCCGGGTGGGCGACGGCGCGCGGGGCGGCGGCGTGCAGGCCGTGGTCGAGCTGTCGCCGTACAGCGCCGAGGACGCGCGGGGGCAGCTCGACTGGTGGATCGCGTCCGACCTGTCTGAGGTGGCGCGCGGCGGCGCGGTGCTGCCGGCGGGTCACGTGCTCGGCATCGGCGGCGCCTCCCGCACGCTGGCGCAGCTCACGACCCGGCGACCGGTGGACCGGGTGCTCGATCTCGGGACCGGGTGCGGCATCCAGGCGCTGCACGCCGCGCGGCACGCGCGGATCGTCGTGGCGACCGACGTGGACGAGCGGGCGCTGGCCCTCACCCGGTTCAACGCGCTGCTCAACCTCGGTCCAGACGACGGGCAGGTCAGCACCCGGCTCGGGTCGATGCTCGAGCCGGTCGCGGGGGAGACGTTCGACCTCGTCGTGAGCAACCCGCCGTTCGTCATCACGCCGCGGGTGCCCGACGTGGTCGAGTACACCTACCGCGACGGCGGCGCGGCCGGTGACGACCTGGTCCGCGACCTCGTGCGCTCGCTCGGCACGGTGCTGGCGCCGGGCGGGGTGGCCCAGCTCCTCGCGAACTGGGAGCACCGGGCGGGCGAGCCGTGGCCGGACCGGGTCGGGGCCTGGGTGTCCGGCCTCGGGCTGGACGCGTGGGTGGTCGAGCGCGAGGTGCAGGACCCGGCGGAGTACGCGGAGCTGTGGCTGCGCGACGGGGGCCAGACGCCCGAGCGCGACCGGGACGGGTACGAGATCGCCTACCGGGCGTGGCTGGACGACCTCGCCTCGCGCGCCGTCGAGGGCGTCGGGTTCGGGTTCGTCACGCTGCGGCGGCGCGCCGCCGACGGCACCGACGCGGCGCAGCCGTGGCTCCGGCTCGAGGAGGTGACGGGGACCGTGGCGCAGCCGCTCGGTGCGACCGTCGCTGACGTCCTCGACGCGGTGCAGCGGTGGGCGGACGCCGACGCGGCCGAGCTGCTCGCGCAGCGGTGGGTCGTGGCCGGCGACGTCACGGAGGAGCGGTTCCACTCCCCGGGCGAGCCCTCGCCGTCGGTCATCCTGCTGCGCGCCGGCGGCGGGTTCGGCCGGACGGTCCGCTGCGACACGGGGCTGGCGGCCTTCGTCGGCGCGTGCGACGGGGACCTCGCGGGATCGCAGATCGTCGCGGCGCTCGCCGCCCTGCTCGACGTCGACGCCGTGGCGCTCGCGGCCGAGCTCGTCCCGCAGGTCCGCGGTCTCGCGATCGACGGCCTGCTCCGGCCGTGCGCCGACTGA
- a CDS encoding MFS transporter, with the protein MDHDGVLVPAPVPPEREPGLAGRPAPRRVVAAWGLWDWGQQTFNTVVLTFVFSVYITSAVAENETVGSAALGNAQAWAGVAIALLCPVMGTFADRIGRRRQLLGISTIALAASMAAMVVVMPDPGWLGYAVWMLAFASVVSEIAGVFYNGMLLQIATPSTFGRISGMGWGLGYLGGLVALVASLFLFVLGKEPETIRYVALFSGIWTAVFCLPLLLIGPDTPPADRDAPRFSFLGAYRDIVRRIATMWREQRYLLHFFLASAVFRDGLAGVFAFAGVIAAGSFGFSQEEVIYLGIAANLVAGVSTWLFGRFDDRAGSRVLIVGGLGVIIAAGVGILLLDGTAAFWVCAMVISACVGPVQSASRALLARLTPLGLENENFGLYATTGRAVAFLSPFAFTVAIRIGGAQLWGILGIVVVLAIGLIAFLPLRVPAHAARGGDARAVTS; encoded by the coding sequence GTGGATCACGACGGCGTCCTCGTTCCGGCCCCTGTCCCCCCCGAGCGGGAGCCCGGTCTGGCCGGCAGACCCGCGCCCCGCCGCGTCGTCGCGGCCTGGGGCCTGTGGGACTGGGGGCAGCAGACGTTCAACACGGTGGTGCTCACCTTCGTGTTCTCCGTCTACATCACCTCGGCGGTGGCCGAGAACGAGACGGTCGGCTCCGCGGCGCTCGGCAACGCGCAGGCCTGGGCCGGCGTGGCGATCGCGCTGCTCTGCCCCGTCATGGGCACCTTCGCGGACCGGATCGGGCGACGCCGCCAGCTCCTCGGCATCTCCACGATCGCCCTCGCCGCGAGCATGGCGGCGATGGTCGTCGTCATGCCCGACCCGGGCTGGCTCGGCTACGCCGTGTGGATGCTCGCCTTCGCGAGCGTGGTGTCGGAGATCGCCGGCGTCTTCTACAACGGGATGCTGCTGCAGATCGCGACGCCGTCCACGTTCGGCCGCATCTCCGGCATGGGCTGGGGGCTCGGCTACCTCGGCGGTCTCGTCGCCCTCGTCGCCAGCCTCTTCCTCTTCGTGCTCGGCAAGGAGCCGGAGACCATCCGGTACGTCGCGCTGTTCTCCGGGATCTGGACGGCCGTCTTCTGCCTCCCGCTCCTGCTGATCGGACCGGACACCCCGCCCGCCGACCGGGACGCCCCGCGGTTCTCCTTCCTCGGCGCCTACCGGGACATCGTCCGCCGCATCGCGACGATGTGGCGCGAGCAGCGCTACCTGCTCCACTTCTTCCTCGCGTCCGCCGTCTTCCGCGACGGCCTCGCTGGCGTCTTCGCCTTCGCCGGGGTGATCGCGGCAGGCTCGTTCGGGTTCTCCCAGGAGGAGGTCATCTACCTCGGCATCGCGGCGAACCTCGTGGCCGGTGTCTCCACCTGGCTGTTCGGCCGGTTCGACGACCGGGCCGGCTCCCGCGTGCTCATCGTCGGCGGGCTCGGCGTCATCATCGCGGCCGGCGTCGGCATCCTCCTGCTCGACGGCACGGCGGCGTTCTGGGTCTGCGCCATGGTGATCTCGGCCTGCGTCGGTCCGGTCCAGTCGGCGTCGCGCGCGCTGCTCGCCCGCCTCACCCCGCTCGGGCTGGAGAACGAGAACTTCGGGCTCTACGCGACGACGGGGCGCGCGGTGGCGTTCCTCTCGCCGTTCGCCTTCACCGTCGCGATCCGCATCGGCGGCGCGCAGCTCTGGGGCATCCTCGGGATCGTCGTCGTGCTCGCCATCGGCCTCATCGCGTTCCTGCCGCTGCGCGTGCCGGCCCACGCGGCCAGGGGCGGGGACGCGCGGGCGGTCACCTCCTAG
- a CDS encoding alpha/beta hydrolase: MSTIEVPPALPEIPELPGDAASVETFADELLRASTTLDDLDTTATTTSTIDGWSGDASDGYARHVRSVATDAGTMSLTLRAVARAAQGYGDELLRLEAVRNLLETDAQDYASRRSTLLADIAAGTEDDVPELRARAETLARTEAAVASDIAAWQRDVEANDTDMLDALARYATLELARQETSGGDPADAAMTRPGAPGSGATPEQVAAWWDGLSEDERLAVIAANPELIGSADGLPADVRDQANRILLDNDLEALEGLEAEGTYLHPDQQRRLDNARAAQAALEDADAWTDPITNEKPGGLLHLYDPTAFGGDGTIAIAVGNPDTADNVSTLVPGIGTDGTSAGTYTEAAGNLYDSARLSDPGSTTAVLMWIGYDHPSGPGDVHTYGSGNAEAGGERLAQYVSGLQATRGDDQPHMTVIGHSYGSVTMSYAATDHGLGDMVDDLVYIGSPGAGSAGSASDLGSATVWAGNASRDPVVMTANNGWINAGGLSQGRDVGEDTFGAIRFQAEHPDRNLGDLEDQPSQGDILISGLATGAADHSRYWTPGSESLFNLGQIIVDDDDEVLRAGYVHDPWYAGPQDPEWGRTPTPIDPNRGPDR, encoded by the coding sequence GTGAGCACCATCGAGGTCCCACCCGCCCTGCCGGAGATCCCCGAGCTGCCGGGGGACGCCGCGTCCGTCGAGACCTTCGCCGACGAGCTGCTGCGCGCCTCGACCACGCTGGACGACCTCGACACCACGGCCACCACGACGTCGACCATCGACGGCTGGTCCGGCGACGCGTCCGACGGCTACGCCCGGCACGTGCGCAGCGTCGCCACCGACGCCGGCACCATGTCGCTCACACTGCGCGCGGTCGCCCGCGCGGCGCAGGGCTACGGGGACGAGCTGCTGCGCCTGGAGGCCGTGCGCAACCTCCTCGAGACGGACGCCCAGGACTACGCCTCCCGCCGCTCGACCCTGCTCGCCGACATCGCGGCCGGCACGGAGGACGACGTGCCCGAGCTCCGCGCCCGAGCCGAGACCCTCGCCCGGACGGAGGCCGCCGTCGCGAGCGACATCGCGGCCTGGCAGCGGGACGTCGAGGCGAACGACACCGACATGCTCGACGCCCTTGCCCGCTACGCGACGCTGGAGCTCGCCCGGCAGGAGACGAGCGGCGGCGACCCGGCCGATGCCGCGATGACCAGGCCCGGCGCACCCGGGTCGGGGGCGACGCCGGAGCAGGTCGCCGCCTGGTGGGACGGGCTCAGCGAGGACGAGCGGCTCGCCGTGATCGCCGCCAACCCGGAGCTCATCGGCTCGGCCGACGGGCTGCCGGCCGACGTGCGCGACCAGGCCAACCGGATCCTGCTCGACAACGACCTGGAGGCCCTCGAGGGGCTCGAGGCCGAGGGCACCTACCTGCACCCGGACCAGCAGCGGCGGCTGGACAACGCCCGCGCCGCGCAGGCGGCGCTCGAGGACGCCGACGCCTGGACCGACCCGATCACGAACGAGAAGCCGGGCGGGCTGCTCCACCTGTACGACCCGACGGCCTTCGGCGGCGACGGCACCATCGCCATCGCGGTCGGCAACCCGGACACGGCCGACAACGTCTCGACGCTGGTCCCCGGCATCGGGACCGACGGCACGAGCGCCGGCACCTACACCGAGGCCGCCGGCAACCTCTACGACTCGGCCCGCCTGTCCGACCCGGGCTCGACCACCGCCGTCCTCATGTGGATCGGGTACGACCACCCGTCCGGGCCGGGCGACGTCCACACCTACGGCAGCGGGAACGCCGAGGCCGGGGGCGAGCGGCTCGCGCAGTACGTCTCCGGGCTCCAGGCGACGCGGGGCGACGACCAGCCGCACATGACCGTCATCGGTCACAGCTACGGCTCGGTCACCATGTCCTACGCCGCGACCGACCACGGGCTCGGCGACATGGTCGACGACCTCGTCTACATCGGCAGCCCCGGCGCCGGGAGCGCCGGGTCGGCCTCCGACCTCGGCTCCGCGACGGTGTGGGCCGGCAACGCCAGCCGCGACCCGGTCGTCATGACGGCGAACAACGGCTGGATCAACGCGGGCGGGCTGAGCCAGGGCCGCGACGTCGGCGAGGACACGTTCGGGGCGATCCGGTTCCAGGCCGAGCACCCCGACCGGAACCTCGGCGACCTCGAGGACCAGCCGTCGCAGGGCGACATCCTCATCAGCGGGCTGGCCACGGGTGCGGCCGACCACTCGCGGTACTGGACCCCGGGGTCGGAGTCGCTGTTCAACCTCGGGCAGATCATCGTGGACGACGACGACGAGGTGCTTCGCGCCGGCTACGTCCACGACCCCTGGTACGCGGGTCCGCAGGATCCCGAGTGGGGCCGGACGCCGACGCCGATCGACCCGAACCGGGGGCCGGACAGGTGA